In the genome of Shewanella denitrificans OS217, the window ATTCAACTTAGCTTCATCAAATCTCCCCTCCAGCTCAGCCATAATGGCTTTGATTGCATTATCTTGAGTTAATGGGTGAGACTCTTCAGGATTAACGGTTTTATTGATAATTAGGGCATTTTTTAGATTCTGTAAGTCTTCTTGATTCCCATTTGCATTGGCAATAATTGTTTACCCATCCTTGGCATACACTAGAGAAACGTTAATCGGTATCGCAAACTCAATGTCATTTGAGTTTTTAATATCCTCTTCAGCGGCCATTGCTAGCCCTAGAATGTCATCTGCTGCCAAGCCATAATTTGTTCTGAGTACAGATGCAGGAGGAAGCTTGAAATCACCAACCAAAGAAAGCATACCGCTGTGCTGTGCATGGAGAAAGGGGGTCTCAGTAAACTGTTCAAATTTCGCTGAATAATTCAAAACTCCCGATTGAAATACTCTAGATGCCAAACCTTGAAGCTCAGGCATCAACAGATGAACAGCCTTATCTCTCCAATCAGCGATTATTTCAATATTCTTCCGGATTGAATGAGCCCCTTTAAAGAGCCTGTCTAGAGCTACTCTTAATGATATTGTTTCTCTAATGCCTTTTTTCGATGACGGCTTATAAATACTATCTTCGCCATCTCGTTCAATGAGTATTGCCTTTATCAATTGCTCCCAAGACATTGAGAACAGAACAACGAAACCATATATGGACGCTCCCGGTGAGTCAAGGCAATAATCTGCTCACCTAAGGCTTTTTGGGCCTTAGTTTTCTGTTCAACTGCTTTACTCCTGCCATTGTTATTGATGCGACTCATTTCCGCTAAAAGCGGTTGTACTGCCATATATACGGGCTATGCACGCATTCGTCTGAATGTGCTGCCCCTAATTAAATCCGTACCACTGCGCCTGTAAATGTGAAACACCCATACGGATTGGGTTACCCCATCCTTGGCCTGTTCGGGCTTACACTGGTTGGACTGAGCCATTTCTTCATCGTTAACAACAACCTTGAGTATTAGGTGCTATCTTGCCGCTCTTATCATCCAGACGGGCTATAAGCCCTTGGCACGACCGAGCTGAGCAAGATAGCGATAACAGGGTTAATTGGCTTCATGGCTTATGCCTTGATAAGCGCCGTATTGCGGCGCATAGGGCACTTGCTTGTGCAATAAAATCCACATCAGCCTAGCGAGTCGATGAGCGGTGGCAACCACAGTTGTGCAGATGCTTTTACGGTTTCTTAATTGGGTTATCCACTGATTTAAATCATCATTTTTCTTACTTGCATGGCTGACTACGGTTCTGGCACCGTGAATAAGTTGTTTGCGTAAGTAGCCGTCGCCGCGTTTGGTGATACTGCCATTAATACTCTTATTGCCTGAGGCGAATTGTTGTGGGGTTAACCCTAGCCAGACTGCTAATTCTTTAGCGCTATTAAAGGCTTGCCCTGCACCAATGGCAGCGGCAAACGCTGAAGCGATAATGGGGCCAACACCTGGAATACTTAATAAGATTTTGCCATTAGGGTCTTGCTCTACCAGCTGTTTTATCAGGCGGTTAATGCGGTCTAAGCGGGTACTCACAGTCTGGTATTCATCCCAGAAATCATTGGCCATTAACTTGATGATAGGCCGCTGTGACTCATCGTTAATGATGTCCCACATGGCTCGCTCAAACGCACTGTGACCTTGTGGAAAACAAATACCGAAATCCACTAACACACCACGAATTTGATTGGTGCAGGCCGTTCTTTGTTTTACCAAGCGCTCTCTGACGCGGTGCAGCATCAATATCTCTTGTTGGGCTTCGGTTTTAATCGGCACAAAGCGAATGTTGGGCCTAAAATTGGCTTCATAAATCGCCATGGCATCATTTTTATCGTTCTTGCTGCCGCGTACAAAGGGCGTGACATGCTGGGCTGGAATGAGCTTAACGTTATGCCCCATGGCAAGAAACTTACGCCCCCAGTAATGGGAAGAATAACACGCCTCAAAGACCACATCACAGACTGGCTGCTGCGACATGAACTCGCTCAGCTGTGTGCGATTTAAGCGTTTGCTGAACACTTGCTTGGCGTGTTTATCCATCCCCAATAGTTGAAATACATTTTTTGCCAAATCAATCGAAATAGTGCTAACTTTCATGGTGGACGCTCCTTAAGTAACTGTATGGTTCAACATCAGTTTGGCGCATTGACGCCGTATTAGGGAGCGTCCATCTCATCATCCAATTTATTTTCCAATGATGGCCGGTTGTATAGTTCAAGGGCTAACATCATGTTATCACGTG includes:
- a CDS encoding DUF3644 domain-containing protein; this encodes MYGFVVLFSMSWEQLIKAILIERDGEDSIYKPSSKKGIRETISLRVALDRLFKGAHSIRKNIEIIADWRDKAVHLLMPELQGLASRVFQSGVLNYSAKFEQFTETPFLHAQHSGMLSLVGDFKLPPASVLRTNYGLAADDILGLAMAAEEDIKNSNDIEFAIPINVSLVYAKDG
- a CDS encoding IS110-like element ISSde11 family transposase produces the protein MKVSTISIDLAKNVFQLLGMDKHAKQVFSKRLNRTQLSEFMSQQPVCDVVFEACYSSHYWGRKFLAMGHNVKLIPAQHVTPFVRGSKNDKNDAMAIYEANFRPNIRFVPIKTEAQQEILMLHRVRERLVKQRTACTNQIRGVLVDFGICFPQGHSAFERAMWDIINDESQRPIIKLMANDFWDEYQTVSTRLDRINRLIKQLVEQDPNGKILLSIPGVGPIIASAFAAAIGAGQAFNSAKELAVWLGLTPQQFASGNKSINGSITKRGDGYLRKQLIHGARTVVSHASKKNDDLNQWITQLRNRKSICTTVVATAHRLARLMWILLHKQVPYAPQYGAYQGISHEAN